Genomic DNA from Lutibacter sp. A80:
AAGGAGTTGAAGACAAATTTTCTTTAAATCATATTGTAGACAAAGTTTCTGAAATTATTGGAGTTCAAATTAAATTTGCTTCAAATTGTGTAGGTGATGTTGCTGAAAAAGCAGCAGCTGAATTAAATATGGGTGAAGTTTTATTATTAGAAAATTTACGTTTTCATAATGAAGAAAAGGCTGGAGATGTAGATTTTGCTAAACAACTTTCTAAATTAGGAGATGTTTACGTAAACGATGCTTTTGGAACTGCACACAGAGCTCATGCTTCTACAACAATAGTTGCTCAGTTTTTTCCTGATGCAAAATGCTTTGGAGCTTTATTAGCACAAGAAATTATAAGTCTTAAAAAAATATTAGAAGAAGGTGAAAAACCAGTTTTAGCTATTTTAGGAGGTGCAAAAGTGTCTTCAAAAATTACAGTTATTGAAAATATTTTAGATAAAGTAGACCACTTAATTATTGGTGGTGGTATGGGCTTTACTTTTATAAAAGCACAAGGTGGTAAAATTGGAGATTCTATTTGCGAAGATGACAAACAAGAATTAGCTCTTGAAATTTTAGAAAAAGCAAAAGCTAAAAATGTTCAAGTTCATATTCCAGTTGATGTAATTGCTGCTGATGATTTTAGCAACGATGCAAATACTCAAGTTTGTGATATATATGCTATTCCTGATGGTTGGGAAGGTGTTGATGCGGGTCCAAAAACAAGAGAAATTTTCGACAAAATTGTAAAAGAATCTAAAACAATCCTTTGGAATGGTCCATTAGGTGTTTTTGAAATGGAAAGTTTTGCTGGTGGAACAATTGCACTTGGAAACTCTATTGCAGAAGCAACTAAAAACGGAACATTCTCACTTGTAGGTGGTGGAGATTCTGTTGCAGCTGTAAAACAATTTGGTTTTGCAGATAAAGTAAGTTATGTTTCTACAGGTGGTGGAGCAATGTTAGAAAGCTTAGAAGGAAAAACATTACCAGGTATTGAAGCAATATTAAAATAAAAGTTTAATTGTTATAGGGTTTTAAATTGGAAATCCTTTGCATTTAAAAATAAAATTAAAGCCGTCTCAAATTTTGAGACGGTTTTTTTATCGTCCTTGTTTTCTTTACTTTTACCGCTTTAAATAAATCATTCAACTTTTAAATATTTAAACTATTAAAATGAAATACACCAACATTCCAAATACCGATATTAAGGTTAGTAAAATTTGTTTAGGAACTATGACTTTCGGTCAACAAAATTCCGAAAAAGAGGCTCATGAACAATTAAATTATGCTGTAGAACAAGGTGTAAATTTTATTGATACTGCAGAAATGTATTCGGTACCCGCACAAGCCGCTACACAAGGTAGTACCGAACGTTATATTGGAAGTTGGTTAAAACATCAAAAAAGAGAAAATTTAGTAGTTGCTTCTAAAGTTGCAGGCCCAAATGAATCTTTTAAATATATAAGAGAGAATTTAGGCTTTTCTAAAGACGCCATAGAAGATGCTTTAACTAAAAGCTTAAACAGATTGCAAACCGATTATATAGATTTGTATCAGTTACATTGGCCTGAAAGGAATGCAAACTTTTTTGGTAAAAGAAATTATGTACATAATGCTGATGAAAAATGGGAAGATAATTTTAAAGAAATTATTGAAACTTTAGATCAATTTGTAAAGCAAGGTAAAATACGTCATTATGGTGTTTCTAATGAGACTTCTTGGGGCGTTATGCGTCATGTATCAGAAAGTAACACAAATAGTTTAACACGTTGTAAAACCATTCAAAATGCATATTCTCTTTTAAATCGTTTTTTCGAAATTAATTTGGCAGAGGTTGCTATGCGCGAAAATATTGGTTTATTAGCGTATTCTCCATTAGGTTTTGGAACACTTTCAGGGAAATATTTAAACGGAAAAATGCCCGATAATTCTCGTATAAAATTATTTCCACAATACAATAGATATAGTAGTAAACAATCTATTTTTTTGACTGAAAAATATGCAGAATTAGCTAAAGAATTAGAGATTAGTTTAGCACAACTTTCATTAGCTTTTGTAAATCAGCGTGAATTTTTAACAGCTAATATTATTGGAGCTACCACAATGGAACAATTGGAAGAAAATATTGGAAGTATTCACATAGAACTCTCTAAAGAAACACTTGAAAAAATAAACAAAATTCAAGAATTACAGCCTAATCCTGCTCCTTAGTTTTTTAAATTCTTATAAAATGACATTTTAAACCATAAAAAAAGATAAAAAAGTCTTAATAACTGATTTAAATCATATTTTAATTACTAATAAAGTTGTTTTTTTGTTAAAGTAAACTAAACCAACTTATTATGAATTTAAGATATACATTTGTTATAATTTTAAGTTTTATAGTTTCTCAAACATTTGCTCAATTTACATTGAGTGGGGAGTTAAGACCTAGAACTGAATTTAGAAATGGATATAAAACTCTAAATTTTGAAAATGCAGATGCTGCTTTTGCTACTTCACAACGTACGCGTTTAAATTTTAACTACGCTACTGAATTTTATAGCTTTTACGTTAGCCTACAAGATGTGAGAGTTTGGGGAGATGTATCACAATTAAATGTAAGTGATAAAAATGGTTTGGCAATTCACCAAGCTTGGGGATTGGTAAATTTCAAAGAAATGAAATTAAAAGCTGGACGTCAAGAAATTGTTTATGATGATCATAGAATTTTTGGAAACGTTGGTTGGGCAACACAAGCAAGAAGCCATGATGCCTTGGTTTTAAAGTTTGGAAAAACCTTTAATTTAGATATTGGTTTAGCTTTTAATCAGGACTATGAAAAACTTTCTGGTACTATTTATACAACTTCAAATAATTACAAAGCATTACAATATGCTTGGTTTCATAAAACTTTAAATAATTTTAGTACAAGTTTTTTATTTTTAAATAATGGGTTACAATACATTGATATTATTGATTCAGAAAATAGCGAAACTCGTTATAGTCAAACCATAGGAACACATTTAAAGTATAAATTTTCAGATGCTTTAAATGCAAGTTCTAACATCTATTATCAATTTGGAAAAGATGTCTTTTCTAAAGATTTAGATGCCTATTTAATAGGAATGAATTTAGGTTATAAAGTTTCAGAAAATTGGAATCTTGGGCTTGGTTTTGAAGTACAATCGGGTAATGCTTATAACGATGATTTATCAACAAATCATGCCTTTACACCATTCTATGGAACCAATCATAAATTCAACGGATTTATGGACTACTTTTATGTTGGAAACCATATGAATAGCACAGGTTTAATTGATGTTTTTGCAAGTGCTTCAACAAAAATAGGCGAAAAATCTAACCTAAGTTTATACCTACATAATTTTACATCACATGCTAAAATTGCCGAAAATATAGATAAGCAATTGGGAACAGAAATAGACATTGTATACAATTATAAGTATACAAAAGATGTAACTATTGGTGCAGGGTATTCTCAAATGTTTGCTTCAGAAGGTATGGAAGTTCTTAAAAATGTACCAAACCCTTCAAATGCAAATAACTGGGCTTGGGTAATGTTAACAATTAATCCAACACTTTTTACAAGTAAATAAGTTTAAACAATGAAAAAATTAGTTCGATTTTTAATTCCACCTAAAGAATGGCGTTTGCCAGTAATTATTTTACTGGGTGCTATTTGTGGGTTAGGTTTGTACGCAATGGTTGAATCAAAGGCCATATCTTATTTGTCTGATGATCCAAAAACGTGTGCTAATTGTCATGTAATGACTCCACAATATACAACTTGGCAAAACAGCTCTCACCGAGAATGGGCTTCTTGTAACGATTGCCATGTACCTCATGATAATATTTTTAACACCTATTATTTTAAAGCCAAAGACGGTTTATACCATGCTTCAGTTTTTACAACTCGTGGTGAACCAGAAGTAATTAAAATGAAAGAAGCTGGTAATGAAGTGGTTCAAAATAACTGTATTCGTTGTCATCAAGATCAAGTTACCGATGCGCGCTTAAATGGAATGATAGCAACGCATTTTGAAGATAGAACAGAACGTAAATGTTGGACCTGTCATCAAGAAGTTCCACACGGAAGTATACATAGTTTATCTTCAGTAAAATACTACGGAAAAATTTCAGATGAACATCAAGAAACAGTACCAAATTGGCTTAGTAAATTTTTAAATAAATCAGAAAAACAAAAAGATAAAAAAGATGAGTAATAAAAGAAAACCTTGGATGAACTGGATGCTTTTTTTAGCATCGTTAGTAATTGTGTTTTTGTTAGGACTTTTAGTGTCTTCAATAACAGAACGCAAAATGGAGGCTAAATTTGCATATACTCCAATGACTGAAATTAACAAATTGGAACCTAGAAATGAAGTTTGGGGAGAAAATTTTCCTCGAGAATTCCAATCGTATTACAAAACGGCAGATACTACTTTCCGTTCAAAATATAATGGAAATGCAATGATTGATATGCTTGAAGAAGATCCTCGTTTAGTGGTACTTTGGGCAGGTTATGGATTTTCAAAAGATTACAATCAAGGGCGTGGACACGTGTACGCAATTGAAGATGTTAGAAATACTTTAAGAACAGGTGCACCAACTGGACCAGAAGACGGACCTATGCCTTCTACTTGTTGGACGTGTAAATCACCAGATGTTCCACGTTTAATAAACGAAATAGGAGTGGATGCTTATTATAGTGGTAAATGGGCAAGTAAAGGTACAGAAATTGTAAATCCAATTGGTTGTGCAAACTGTCATGATGAAGAATCAATGCGACTTACTATTACGCAACCAGCTTTAATTGAAGCTTTTGAACGTCAAGGAAAAGACATTACAAAAGCTTCACATAACGAAATGCGCTCGTTGGTGTGTGCGCAATGTCACGTAGAATATTATTTCAACAAAAATTTACCTGAAAAAGAAGGAATCCCTTACTTAGTTTTCCCTTGGGATGATGGTCAAACTGTTGAAGATATGGAAAAATATTATGACAATATTGAATTTAGCGATTGGACACACGCCATTAGTAAAGCACCAATGTTAAAGGCACAACATCCAGGTTACGAAACCTACAATATGGGTATTCACGGCCAAAGAGGAGTTTCTTGTGCCGACTGTCATATGCCTTATAAAACTGAAGGTGGACAAAAATTTACCGATCATCATATTCAATCTCCTTTAAATAATGTGGCGAATTCTTGTCAAGTTTGTCATAGAGAAGAAAAAGATGAATTAATTGCAAATGTTTTCAGTAATCAAGATCGTATTATAGAAAATCGTGACCAATTAGAACGTTTATTAGTACGTGCACACGTTGAAGCAGGTAAATGTTGGGAATTAGGAGCTACTGAAGCTCAAATGAAAGATATTTTACACGGTATTCGTATTGGACAATGGCGTTGGGATTATGTTGCAGCTTCGCACGGAGGTTCTTTTCACGCCCCAGTTGAGTTAGGTAGAGTTCTTGGTAAAGGAATTGATATTACACAAGAAACTAGAATTAAATTAGCAAAATTGTTAATGAAATTAGGGTTTGAAGGTGAAGTTCCTTATCCAAATATTGAAACAAAAGACGATGCTCAAAAGTTTATTGGATTACCAATAGACGAATTAAAAGCTGAAAAGAAAGTTTTCTTAAAAGAATTAGCTACAGAGTGGGATAAAGAAGCTGCTGAAAGAGAGGCTAAATATTAATTTTGAAAAGATTTAGAGTATAAGACAATAGGCGCTAAAAATGCTTCTGAAAAATTAATCGGAAGCATTTTTAGTATATTTGAAAGTATCTAAAATTAAATAAATTTTTATGAACAGTTTCAAAATAAGTGCACCTTTATTTTTGTTAGTAGTAATGGTTTTATTTACCACTTCAGCTTTTTCTCAAAACTCTAATTTTCATGTTTATTTGTGTTTCGGGCAATCAAATATGGAAGGGCAAGGAGTTATTGAAGAACAAGATAAAACC
This window encodes:
- the pgk gene encoding phosphoglycerate kinase, with the protein product MKTIQDINFEGKKALIRVDFNVPLDEDFNVTDATRIEAAKPTIIKVLEDGGAVVLMSHLGRPKGVEDKFSLNHIVDKVSEIIGVQIKFASNCVGDVAEKAAAELNMGEVLLLENLRFHNEEKAGDVDFAKQLSKLGDVYVNDAFGTAHRAHASTTIVAQFFPDAKCFGALLAQEIISLKKILEEGEKPVLAILGGAKVSSKITVIENILDKVDHLIIGGGMGFTFIKAQGGKIGDSICEDDKQELALEILEKAKAKNVQVHIPVDVIAADDFSNDANTQVCDIYAIPDGWEGVDAGPKTREIFDKIVKESKTILWNGPLGVFEMESFAGGTIALGNSIAEATKNGTFSLVGGGDSVAAVKQFGFADKVSYVSTGGGAMLESLEGKTLPGIEAILK
- a CDS encoding aldo/keto reductase, which gives rise to MKYTNIPNTDIKVSKICLGTMTFGQQNSEKEAHEQLNYAVEQGVNFIDTAEMYSVPAQAATQGSTERYIGSWLKHQKRENLVVASKVAGPNESFKYIRENLGFSKDAIEDALTKSLNRLQTDYIDLYQLHWPERNANFFGKRNYVHNADEKWEDNFKEIIETLDQFVKQGKIRHYGVSNETSWGVMRHVSESNTNSLTRCKTIQNAYSLLNRFFEINLAEVAMRENIGLLAYSPLGFGTLSGKYLNGKMPDNSRIKLFPQYNRYSSKQSIFLTEKYAELAKELEISLAQLSLAFVNQREFLTANIIGATTMEQLEENIGSIHIELSKETLEKINKIQELQPNPAP
- a CDS encoding alginate export family protein, which codes for MNLRYTFVIILSFIVSQTFAQFTLSGELRPRTEFRNGYKTLNFENADAAFATSQRTRLNFNYATEFYSFYVSLQDVRVWGDVSQLNVSDKNGLAIHQAWGLVNFKEMKLKAGRQEIVYDDHRIFGNVGWATQARSHDALVLKFGKTFNLDIGLAFNQDYEKLSGTIYTTSNNYKALQYAWFHKTLNNFSTSFLFLNNGLQYIDIIDSENSETRYSQTIGTHLKYKFSDALNASSNIYYQFGKDVFSKDLDAYLIGMNLGYKVSENWNLGLGFEVQSGNAYNDDLSTNHAFTPFYGTNHKFNGFMDYFYVGNHMNSTGLIDVFASASTKIGEKSNLSLYLHNFTSHAKIAENIDKQLGTEIDIVYNYKYTKDVTIGAGYSQMFASEGMEVLKNVPNPSNANNWAWVMLTINPTLFTSK
- the nrfH gene encoding cytochrome c nitrite reductase small subunit encodes the protein MKKLVRFLIPPKEWRLPVIILLGAICGLGLYAMVESKAISYLSDDPKTCANCHVMTPQYTTWQNSSHREWASCNDCHVPHDNIFNTYYFKAKDGLYHASVFTTRGEPEVIKMKEAGNEVVQNNCIRCHQDQVTDARLNGMIATHFEDRTERKCWTCHQEVPHGSIHSLSSVKYYGKISDEHQETVPNWLSKFLNKSEKQKDKKDE
- the nrfA gene encoding ammonia-forming cytochrome c nitrite reductase; amino-acid sequence: MSNKRKPWMNWMLFLASLVIVFLLGLLVSSITERKMEAKFAYTPMTEINKLEPRNEVWGENFPREFQSYYKTADTTFRSKYNGNAMIDMLEEDPRLVVLWAGYGFSKDYNQGRGHVYAIEDVRNTLRTGAPTGPEDGPMPSTCWTCKSPDVPRLINEIGVDAYYSGKWASKGTEIVNPIGCANCHDEESMRLTITQPALIEAFERQGKDITKASHNEMRSLVCAQCHVEYYFNKNLPEKEGIPYLVFPWDDGQTVEDMEKYYDNIEFSDWTHAISKAPMLKAQHPGYETYNMGIHGQRGVSCADCHMPYKTEGGQKFTDHHIQSPLNNVANSCQVCHREEKDELIANVFSNQDRIIENRDQLERLLVRAHVEAGKCWELGATEAQMKDILHGIRIGQWRWDYVAASHGGSFHAPVELGRVLGKGIDITQETRIKLAKLLMKLGFEGEVPYPNIETKDDAQKFIGLPIDELKAEKKVFLKELATEWDKEAAEREAKY